The window GGGGCCGAAATTTGGGGCGTGGCCTCGCTGCGCTGGCTCCGGGGAAGCCGGTGCAACGAGGCTAGCGTAGAGCCCGGAGATGCTCAcgccctgcccacctccacctcGTCTGCAGGGGACCAGCTGCTGAGCGCCCGCGTGTTCTTCGAGAACTTCAAGTACGAGGACGCGCTACGCCTGCTGCAATGCGCCGAGCCTTACAAGGTCTCCTTCTGCCTGAAGCGCACTGTGCCCACCGGGGACCTGGCGCTGCGGCCCGGGACCGTGGCCGGCTACGAGATCAAGGGCCCGCGGGCCAAGGTGGCCAAGCTGGTACGCGTGCTTAGCCCGGCCCCAGCCCTGGACCACCCCAGCGATCCCGGCTCGGCACCGTGAGCCCCCACACCGTGGGCCACCCTTGCCCTGTCTCTTCACTAACCCACCGCTAATCCCACCTTCTGCCTCCTGTTCTCTGCCCCAGAACTCCTCCCTGGGGAGGGGGACCCACCCATCCCAGACCAGAGTCCTCACCCGCCTCGTAGCGGCATCCCCACCTTCAGCTCCAGGCTCACCAGGGGTCCTGAACAGCGGACTCCCAACCACGGAGGCCAGGTCCCATTCGGGGCACTGCTCACTTTGGGAGTGACCCTGGGCCAGTTTCTTtccctccttgggcctcagtttccccatctctagaATGAGGGTATCGGAGAAAATCCTGGACGAGGATCCAGAAGTCTTGGGTCCCAGTTTCCACACTCCTCTTGACTCACTGTGAGATTCTAAATGAGCGTCTTTGCTTTCTGGGCCAGTAATGGTGAAATGCCAGGAAGTGGGGACGCTGTTTTGGGGACAAATGCTCAATCCAACACATCCCCAGCCTGGTACAATACCAGCTGGGGCTCCCCCTGTCCACCCCAAGCCTCCCCACTGTCCCactgcctccagcctctctcctctctccccagaacATCCAGAGTCTGTCCCctgtgaagaagaagaagatggtgGTGCCCGGGGCCCTGGGGGCCCCTGCAGACCTGGCCCCCATTGATGTCGAATTCTCCTTCCCCAAGTTCTCCCGTCTGCGTCGGGGCCTCAAAGCCGAGGCTGTCAAGGGTCCTGTCCCAGCCGCCCCCACCCGCCGGCGCCTCCAGCTGCCTCGGCTGCGCGTCCGAGAAGTGGCGGAGGAGGCCCAGGCAGCCCGGCTGGCCGCTGCCGCTCCTCCCCCCAGGAAAGCCAAAGAGGAGGCCGAGGTGGCAGCGGGAGCCCGTTTCACGGCCCCCCAGGTGGAGCTGGTTGGGCCCCGGCTGCCCAGCGCTGAAGTGGGTGTCCCCCAGGTCTCAGCCCCCAAGGGGCCGCGGGACGTGGCCCCCGCAGCGGAGGCAGTCAGCGGCTTTGCCCTCCACCTGCCGACCCTTGGGCTGGGAGCCCCAGCTCCGCCTCCTGTGGAGCCCGTGGCCGTTGGGATCCAGGTCCCCCAAGTGGAGCTGCCTCCCTTGCCCTCGCTACCCACTCTGCCCACGCTTCCATGTCTGGAGACCCGGGAAGGGGCCGTGGCGGTGGTGGTGCCCACTCTGGAAGTGGCAGCACCTTCAGTGGGGGTGGACCTGGCCTTGCCGGGTGCAGAGGTGGCGGCTCCAGCAGAGGCACCTGAGGTGGCCCTGAAGATGCCCCGTCTCAGTTTCCCCCGCTTTGGGGCTCGAGCAAAGGAAGTTCCTGAGGCCAAGGTGGCCAAGGGCATCCCCGAGGCCAAGGTGAAGGGGCCCAGGCTTCGGATGCCCACCTTCGGGCTTTCTCTCCTGGAGCCCCGACCCGCTGCCCCTGAAGCCGTTGTCGAGAGCAAGCTGAAGCTGCCCACCATCAAGATGCCCTCCCTTGGCATTGGGGTCTCGCCGCCTGACGTCAAGGTACCCAAGGCGCCTGAGGTGAAGCTCCCCAAAGTGCCCGAGGCGGCCCTTCCAGAAGTGCGACTCCCAGAGGTGGAGCTCCCAAAAGTGTCGGAGATGAAACTCCCAAAGGTGCCAGAGATGGCGGTGCCAGAGGTTCGACTCCCAGAAGTGCAGCTGCCGAAGGTGCCTGAGATGAAGCTCCCTAAGGTGCCTGAGATGGCCGTGCCAGAGGTTCGACTCCCAGAGGTGCAGCTGCCAAAGGTCCCCGAGATGAAGCTCCCAAAGGTGCCCGAGATGGCTGTGCCAGAGGTTCGACTCCCAGAGGTGCAGCTGCCAAAAGTCCCTGAGATGAAGCTCCCAAAGGTGCCCGAGATGAAGCTCCCGAAGGTGCCCGAGATGGCTGTGCCGGAGGTTCAGCTCCCGGAGGTACAGCTGCCGAAAGTCCCCGAGATGAAGCTCCCGAAGGTGCCAGAGATGGCCGTGCCAGAGGTTCGACTCCCGGAGGTACAGCTGCCAAAAGTCTCAGAGATGAAGCTCCCGAAGATGCCCGAGATGGCCGTGCCGGATGTGCAACTCCCAGAGGTGCAGCTGCCAAAAGTCCCAGAGATGAAAGTCCCCGAGATGAAGCTCCCGGAGTTAAAACTCCCCAAGGTGCCCGAGATGGCCGTGCCGGACGTGCGCCTCCCGGAGGTGCAGCTGCCAAAGGTGTCGGAGATGCGGCTGCCAGAAGTGCGGGCGCCAAAGATCCCAGAGGTGCATCTTCCGAAGCCCCCCGAGGTGAAGCTGCCCAAGGCTCCAGAGGGGCAGCTCAAAGCGTCTGGGGCGGAGCAGGCAGAGGGTATGGAATTTGGCTTCAAGATGCCCAAGGTGACCATGCCCAAGCTAGGGAGGGCGGGGTCCCCATCACGAGGCAAGCCAGGCGAGGCAGGGGCTGAGGGCTCGGGGAAGCTGGTGACACTCCCCTGTCTGCAGCCAGAGGTGGGCAGCGAGGCTCGTGTGGGGGTCCCCTCTCTCACACTGCCCTCAGTGGAGCTGGACCTGCCACGGGCTCTCAGCCTGGAGGGGCAGGTCCCAGCAGCAGAAGCGGGCAAGGCAGAGCGGGCAGAGGGCCCCGGGGTGGCAGCAGGGGTCGGGGAAGGGGCCTTCCGAATGCCGTCTGTTGAGATCGTCACTCCACAGCTGCCCACCgtggaggctggggaagggcGGCCGGAGGTGACAGAGATGAAAGGCAAGCCAGCCTCCAAGTTCTCCCTGCCCAAGTTTGGACTCTCGGGGCCAAAGGTGGCAAAGGCAGAGGCTGAGGGGGCCGGGCGGGCCACCAAGATGAAGGTGTCCAAgtttgccctctccctccccaaggcTCGGGCCGGGACTGAGGCTGAGGCCAAAGGGGCAGGCGAGGCGGGCCTGCTGCCTGCCCTCGATCTGTCCATCCCGCAGGTCAGCCTGGATGCCCATCTGCCCTCGGGCAAGGTGGAGGTGGCCGGGGCTGACGTGAAGCTCAAGGGGCCCAGGTTCGCCCTGCCCAAGTTTGGGGTCAGAGGCCGGGACACGGAGGCGGGAGAATTAGTGCCGGGGGCGGCCGAGCTGGAGGGCAAGGGCTGGGGTTGGGATGGGAGGGTGAAGATGCCCAAGCTGAAGATGCCCTCCTTTGGACTGACTCgaggaaaggaagcagaaatcCAGGGTGAGCGTGTCAGCCCTGGAGAAAAGTCAGAGTCCACGGCGGGGCAGCTGAAGATCCCCGAGGTGGAGCTAGTCACGCTGGgggcccaggaggaagggggcgCCGAGGGGGCAGTGGCTGTCAGTGGAGTACGGCTTTCAGGCCTGCAAGCATCCACGACCAGGCAAGTGGGCACTGAGGGCCAGGACGGGGGGCTGAGGATGCCCCTGGGCATCTCCCTGCCCCAGGTGGAGCTGGCCAGCTTTGGGGAGGCCACCCCGGGGCAGCAGGCCGAGAGTGCAGCCCCTCCAGCAGAGGGCACGGCAGGCTACAGGGTCCACGTGCCTCAGGTGACCTTGTCTCTGCCTGGAACCCAGGCGGCGGGCGGTGAGCTCTTGGTGGGTGAGGGCGTCTTCAAGATGCCTGCAGTGACAGTGCCCCAACTTGAGTTGGACGTGGGGCTGAGCCGAGAGGCGCAGGTGGGTGAGGCAGCCACAGGCGAAGGTGGGCCGAGGCTGAAGATGCCCACGCTGggggccagagctggggctgggggagagcgGCCTGGGGACCAGTCCCCGGGGGCTGAGCGCACCTTCCATCTCTCACTGCCCGACGTGGAGCTCTCGCCACCCGCCGTGGGCAGCCATGCCGAGTACCAGGTGGCAGAGGGTGAGGGGGATGCTGGACACAAGCTCAAGGTGCGGCTGCCCCGGTTTGGCCTGGCGCGGGCCAAGGACGGGGTTGAGGAGGGCGAGAAGGCCAAGAGCCCCAAACTCAGGCTGCCCCGCGTGGGCTTCAGCCAGAGCGAGGCGGTCCCCGGGGAGGGCTCccccagcccagaggaggaggaagaggagggcagcGGGGAAGGGGCCTCCGGGTGCCGAGGCCGTGTCCGAGTCCGCTTGCCCCGTGTGGGCCTGGCTAGCCCTTCCAAGGCCTCTCGGGGGCAGGAGGGTGAGGCAGCCCCCAAG of the Equus quagga isolate Etosha38 chromosome 13, UCLA_HA_Equagga_1.0, whole genome shotgun sequence genome contains:
- the PRX gene encoding periaxin; protein product: MEARSRSAEELRRAELVEIIVETEAQTGVSGINVAGGGKEGIFVRDLREDSPAARSLSLQEGDQLLSARVFFENFKYEDALRLLQCAEPYKVSFCLKRTVPTGDLALRPGTVAGYEIKGPRAKVAKLNIQSLSPVKKKKMVVPGALGAPADLAPIDVEFSFPKFSRLRRGLKAEAVKGPVPAAPTRRRLQLPRLRVREVAEEAQAARLAAAAPPPRKAKEEAEVAAGARFTAPQVELVGPRLPSAEVGVPQVSAPKGPRDVAPAAEAVSGFALHLPTLGLGAPAPPPVEPVAVGIQVPQVELPPLPSLPTLPTLPCLETREGAVAVVVPTLEVAAPSVGVDLALPGAEVAAPAEAPEVALKMPRLSFPRFGARAKEVPEAKVAKGIPEAKVKGPRLRMPTFGLSLLEPRPAAPEAVVESKLKLPTIKMPSLGIGVSPPDVKVPKAPEVKLPKVPEAALPEVRLPEVELPKVSEMKLPKVPEMAVPEVRLPEVQLPKVPEMKLPKVPEMAVPEVRLPEVQLPKVPEMKLPKVPEMAVPEVRLPEVQLPKVPEMKLPKVPEMKLPKVPEMAVPEVQLPEVQLPKVPEMKLPKVPEMAVPEVRLPEVQLPKVSEMKLPKMPEMAVPDVQLPEVQLPKVPEMKVPEMKLPELKLPKVPEMAVPDVRLPEVQLPKVSEMRLPEVRAPKIPEVHLPKPPEVKLPKAPEGQLKASGAEQAEGMEFGFKMPKVTMPKLGRAGSPSRGKPGEAGAEGSGKLVTLPCLQPEVGSEARVGVPSLTLPSVELDLPRALSLEGQVPAAEAGKAERAEGPGVAAGVGEGAFRMPSVEIVTPQLPTVEAGEGRPEVTEMKGKPASKFSLPKFGLSGPKVAKAEAEGAGRATKMKVSKFALSLPKARAGTEAEAKGAGEAGLLPALDLSIPQVSLDAHLPSGKVEVAGADVKLKGPRFALPKFGVRGRDTEAGELVPGAAELEGKGWGWDGRVKMPKLKMPSFGLTRGKEAEIQGERVSPGEKSESTAGQLKIPEVELVTLGAQEEGGAEGAVAVSGVRLSGLQASTTRQVGTEGQDGGLRMPLGISLPQVELASFGEATPGQQAESAAPPAEGTAGYRVHVPQVTLSLPGTQAAGGELLVGEGVFKMPAVTVPQLELDVGLSREAQVGEAATGEGGPRLKMPTLGARAGAGGERPGDQSPGAERTFHLSLPDVELSPPAVGSHAEYQVAEGEGDAGHKLKVRLPRFGLARAKDGVEEGEKAKSPKLRLPRVGFSQSEAVPGEGSPSPEEEEEEGSGEGASGCRGRVRVRLPRVGLASPSKASRGQEGEAAPKSPGGEKSPKFRFPRVSLSPKAPGRSGDQEESGFRVRLPSVGFSETGAPGPTRMEGAQAAVV